In Ruania alkalisoli, the DNA window CACCAGAGCGGCTGAAACCAGGAACCTCCTCGGCCGGGATCTGCGCGATCGTCTCGCCGAGCACGTCCGCCGCCGGTCCCCACCCGGAACCGAGGACGAGGGCGATGTCGTGCCGTTTGACCCCGGAGCGGTCGGCGATCACGGCAGCTGCCTGCCGCGCTGCCGCCATCGGGTCGGTCGCGGGGTCGTCAAGGTCGAGGGGAGTGCCGGTCTCGGGCGTCGTCTTGCTCACAGGAGCGAAGATACCTGCGCAGGCGGCACAATGGGCCGGGTGACGACGACACCAGATGCACCAGCAACGTCCGAGCAGAGCAGTGGAGTGGGCAGGTCCAGCACCCGGGAGGGGTCCCGCGTCGTCATCGTCGGGGGAGGACCGGGCGGCTACGAGGCGGCGCTCGTCGCGCGCCAGCTCGGTGCCGACGTCACCCTCGTCGAACGCCAGGGCCTCGGCGGATCTGCGGTACTGACTGACGTCGTCCCCTCCAAGACCCTCATCGCCACCGCCGAATGGATGACCCTCACCGAGAGCGCCGGCGAGCTCGGCATCCGGCCCCGCGCCGACGAGGAGATCTCCTACGATGCCGACTTCGGCACCGTCAACGCCCGTGTCATGGCGCTCGCGAACAAGCAGAGCACCGACATCCGCACCCGGCTGGAACGCGAAGGCGTCCGCGTGATCGATGGCACCGGGCGCCTGAACGGCCCGCACGAGGTGATCGCCACCACCAGGCACGGTCAGATGCAGCTTCCCGCCGACGTTGTCCTGCTCGCCACCGGCGCCAGGCCGCGTGAGCTGGCGACGGCGCAGCCCGACGGCGAGCGCATCCTCACCTGGACCCAGCTGTACCACCTGAACGAGATCCCGGAGCGACTCATCGTTGTCGGTTCCGGGGTGACCGGGGCAGAGTTCGCGGGAGCCTACAACGCTCTCGGTGCCGACGTGGTGCTGGTCTCCAGCCGCGACCGGGTCCTGCCCGGTGAGGATGCCGACGCCGCCGAGCTGATCGAAGAGGTTTTCAAGAGGCGAGGGATGGAGGTGCTCTCCAGATCCCGCGCGGCGTCCGCACGGCGGACCGAGGACGGGGTAGAGGTCGAGCTTGCCGACGGGCGGATCGTGACCGGCTCGCACTGCCTCATCGCCGTCGGCGGGGTTCCCAATACCGAGGATCTCGGACTGGCCGAGGCCGGGGTCGCAGTGAACGAGCGTGGCCACATCCAGGTCGACCGCGTCTCCCGCTCGACCGTCCGGGGTGTGTACGCGGCCGGCGACTGCACCGGCGTGCTGCCGCTTGCTTCGGTGGCTGCGATGCAGGGCCGGATCGCGATGTGGCACTCGCTCGGGGATGCGGTCTCACCGCTCGACCTCGGGCAGGTCTCAGCGAACATCTTCACCGCCCCGGAGATCGCCACCGTCGGGATCGCGCAGCACAAGATCGACTCCGGCGAGGTGGACGGGGCCGTCACCACGCTTCCCCTGGCGCGCAACCCCCGGGCGAAGATGCTCGGCATCAACGAGGGATTCGTGAAGCTGTTCTCCCGCCGGACCTCGGGCACCGTGATTGGTGGTGTGGTCGTCGCCCCACGCGCGAGTGAACTGATCTTCCCGATCACCTTGGCGATCTCGAACCGGCTCACCGTCGATCAGGTAGCCGGAGCGTTCACGGTCTACCCGTCGCTGTCCGGCTCGATCGCCGAGGCTGCGAGGACGTTGCACGACGCCCGCGGATAGCGGCCCCGGACCAGATCCGTGAAGGCGGCGAGTTCATGGGCGAGTTGAGCCGGCGACGGTGGCATGAGTGTCGAGAATCCGCTGTTCTGCGACACTCATGCCACCCTCGTGGCGTGCACCGGCCGGGGGTGCGGGTGGTTAGGCTCGGACCATGCCCGACACCCCCGCCGCACTGCCTGACCCGCGTGAGGTCGACCCGGTCACCCTCACCCGGGCGATCTGCGACATCCCGAGCGTCAGTGGGGACGAAGCGACGCTTGCCAACGCTGTCGAAGACCTGCTGCTGAGCGCCGACCATCTCGATGTCCACCGCGACGGTGACACGATCGTGGCGCGTACGCATCTGGGCCGCGACCGGCGCGTGGTGATCGCCGGACACCTGGACACCGTCCCCATCCAGGACAACCTCCCCACCCAGCTGCTCCACCGTGAGGGCGCGGAGATCCTCTGGGGCCGGGGAACTGTCGACATGAAAGGCGGTGTCGGCGTCGCACTGCACCTGGCTCTCACCCTGACCGAACCGGTGGTCGACGTCACCTGGGTGTTCTACGACAACGAAGAGGTCGAGGCCACCAAGAACGGCCTCGGCCGGGTGGTGCGCACCCACCCGGACTGGCTCACCGGCGACTTCGCCGTCCTCGGCGAGCCCACCGCCGGGGGCATCGAGGGCGGATGCAACGGCACCCTGCGCGTGGAGGTCCGCACCCGGGGCACCACCGCCCACTCGGCCCGCGCGTGGAAGGGGCACAACGCCGTCCACGATGCCCACGAGATCCTCGCCCGGCTCGCCGCCTACACGCCCGCTGAGGTCGAGGTGGACGGTCTGGTCTACCGGGAGGGGATGAACGCCGTCGGGATCCGTGGCGGCATCGCCACCAACATGATCCCGGACGAGTGCGTGGTGACCGTGAACTACCGGTTCGCCCCCTCGGCGACCGTGGCCGAGGCGTACCAGCACGTACGGGAGTTGTTCGACGGTTTCGAGATCGAACTCACCGACTCCTCCGCAGGTGCACGCCCCGGTCTGGACGCCCCGGCTGCACAGGACTTCCTCGCCGCCGTGACCGCCGTCACTGGGGGCGAGGCGGGCCCGAAATACGGCTGGACGGACGTGGCCCGGTTCACCGAGCTCGGGATCCCGGCCGTCAACTTCGGCCCCGGTGACCCCTCGCTTGCGCACGCTGACGACGAGCACGTCCCCACCGACCAGATCCGTACCTGCGCGGCCGCCCTGGCCGCCTGGTTGACCACGCCGGCCGGCGAGCCCTCCGGCGAGACGAAGGAGCGTTCATGACCACCGAGCCGCAGCACACCCGTACCGGTCAGTACTGGAAGGGGCCGGTCCAGCTGCGTGGCCGGCAGATCCCGGAGAAGACGACCGACGAGCGCCTCCTGGAACCCTCGCAGGGCACGGACTGGGTGCACTCGGACCCGTGGCGGGTGCTGCGCATCCAGGCCGAGTTCGTCGAAGGGTTCGGCGCGCTCGCCGAGCTCGGTCCCGCCGTGAGCGTCTTCGGGTCCGCCCGCACCAAGCCCGACGAGCCCGACTACGAGCTCGCACAGGACATCGCACGGCGAATCGTCGAGGCCGGATACGCCGTCATCACCGGCGGCGGCCCCGGGGTGATGGAAGCCGCGAACAAGGGCGCCTATGACGCCGAGGGCATCTCGGTCGGTCTGGGCATCGAGTTGCCGTTCGAGCAGGGAATGAACCGCTATGTGGACCTCGGCGTCAACTTCCGGTACTTCTTCGCTCGCAAGACCATGTTCGTGAAGTACTCCGAGGGTTTCATCGTGCTCCCGGGCGGGTTCGGCACCATGGACGAGTTGTTCGAATCTCTGACGCTCGTGCAGACCAAGAAGGTGAAGCGGTTCCCGATCGTGCTCGTGGGCACCGACTTCTGGGGCGGGCTGGTGGACTGGATCCGTGGCACCCTCGCCGAGCGAGGCACGATCTCCGAGCACGACCTCGACCTGCTCCATGTCACCGACGACCCCGCCGAAGCGGTGGACGTGGTCGTGCGCGCCAACCGTAGCCGGCGCCGTGAGGAGATGGCCGCCGCTGCCGAGGCGGCCGCTCGCGCCGGAGCCGGTGGGCCGGAGTAGCCCGTGTGGATCACCTGGGTCAGCTGGCTGCTGCTCGGTGTTTGCGCACTCGTCGCGGTGGTCGCGGCCGCCGTCTCCAGCGGGCGCTGGCCGGTCACGATGGGCGATCCCTACCCCGGTGACCGGGAGAATCCGGACCCGTTCGTGGACCATGTGATGGAGTCCCGCGTCACACCTGACATAGAATGGGTACCGAAGAGCTCCACACCAGGTCGCGCGGGGGATGACACGCCCGCGACCGGCGCGGGCGCATCACGCGAGGAAGAATAAGGGAGAACCCCCATGGCCGCCATGAAGCCCAGAACCGGTGACGGACCTCTCGAGGTCACCAAGGAGGGCCGTGGGATCATCATGCGCGTGCCGCTCGAAGGTGGTGGTCGCCTCGTGGTCGAGCTCAAGCCGAACGAGGCCGACGAGCTGAGCGCTGCACTCACCGCCGTCGCCGGCTGAGGATGCCTCACCCCCCAACAGCCACCACCGGACCATCTGCCCTCACCCGGCAGCAGCTGATCGACTGGGGCGATCAGGCCACACTGGCGTTCGCTGTCGCCCCTGAAGATCACGACGGCGGAGCTCAGCCGGGCGTGCGACTCGCCGAGGTGCCGGGGTATGGGACCGATCTGGCAGCCTGGGCTGCCGAGGCCGGTGCGAGCGGCGTGGCGGGTGAGTCCGTCACGGTCACGCTGCCGTCGATGCCCGTCTGGGACGGGCTGCCCCGGCGCCTGGTGTTCCTCGGCATCGGTGACGGATCGCCGCGGTCTGCTCGTCGGGCCGGTGCTGCACTTGCGCGCAGTACGCGGGGACGGGAGCACGTGGTTCTCGCCATCGGCGATCTGATGACGGGTGAAGCTCTGACGGCCGTCGTCGAAGGCGTGCAGCTTGGTGCTTACGTGCCGCCCTACGTCGGTAGCCGTGAGCAACCGGCACCGGTCGGCCAGGTCACGATCTGCTCTGCAGCGAGCAATGACGTTCCGCGTGCGGTGGACGACGGGTGCGTCGCCGCCGAGACCACACTCGTCAGCCGCCGGCTTGCAGCGGCACCCTCGAACATCAAGTCGCCGCAGTGGCTGGCCGATCAGGCTGTCGAGCTGGGCCGCGAGAACGGGCTGCGGGTGCACGTCCGGGACGAGCGCTGGCTGGCCGAGCACGGTCTCATCGGGATTCTCGCCGTCGGAGCCGGATCGGTGTCGCCGCCGCGGCTGGTCACCGTGGAGCACCCCGGATCCGGGACTGATCGTGCGCCGGTGGTCCTGGTGGGGAAGGGGATCACCTTTGACACCGGGGGACTCTCGCTGAAGCCACGCGAGGCGATGATCCCGATGAAGACTGATATGGCCGGTGCGGCCTCGGTTCTCGGTGCGGTGCTGGGTGCCGCCAGTTCCGGTCTGCCGGTCCGGGTGATCGGGGTGTTGCCGCTGGCCGAGAATGCGATCGGCGCCTCGTCCTACCGCCCCAGCGACGTGATCACCATGGTCGACGGCACCACCGTGGAGATCGGCAACACCGACGCCGAGGGACGTATGGTGCTCGCGGACGCGATGGCCTGGGCGCGCGCCGAGTATCAGCCGTCCACTCTCGTGGACGTGGCGACACTGACCGGGGCCGCGAGCCTCGGCCTCGGCAAGCGCCACGCCGCCCTGTACGCGACCGACGACGCTCTCCGGCAGGAACTGGAAGCAGCGGCTGTGCGCTCGGGAGAACAGGTGTGGGCCATGCCCTTGGTGGAGGAGTACCGCAGCGCTCTGGAGTCGAGCGTCGCCGACCTCTCCCACATTGCCACCGACCCGAAGGTCGGTGGCGGCTCGATCACAGCCGCCCTGTTCCTGCAGCATTTCGCCGGAGACCAGCCGTGGGCGCACCTGGACATTGCAGGGCCGGCCAGAGCAGCCGCGAATGAGCACGAGGTCAGTCAGGGTGCCACCGGGTTTGGAGCGCGGTTGCTGCTGCGCTGGCTGCAGGCGTTGGACTGGTAGGTCGCCTCACGTCCTGCCGGGCAGCGCCACGTCTTTTCACCGAGGCCGGCTGCTCAGGGCCGGCTGCTCAGGGCCGGCTGCTTCGGGTCGGCTGTTCAGTGCTCGCCGTTCAGTGCTCGGCGGCGACCGGTGCGTCCGACTCCTCGGGCTTGGTGATGAAGAAGGCCAGCACCACGGCGACCGCGGCGATGCATCCGGCGATGAAGAACGCGTTCTGGGCACCGGGTGCGCCGGCTTCGGCCACGGACAGCCCCTCGGCCTGCCCTGCGTGCAGTGCGGTGGAGTAGACCGAGATCAGCAGCGCGGTCCCCGCCGCTCCAGCGACCTGCTGCAACGTGTTCAGCGCCGCGGAGCCGTGCGAGTAGAGCGAGCGTTCGAGCGAGCCCAGAGAAGCAGAGAACAGGGGAGTGAACGAACCGGCCAGGCCCAGCGACATGGCGATCTGCGTACACACCAGCAACGCCACCGGCGTCTGCAGGTCAGCGCTCGAGTACACGAACATCGCGGCCGTGATCAGGATCGTTCCGGGTACCAGCAAGGTGCGGGGACCACGCGCGTCGTAGATGCGCCCCATGAGGGGGCCGAGCAGTCCCATGATGACCGAACCCGGCAGGAGCACCAGACCCGACTGGGTCGCGCCCAGCCCGACCACATTCTGCAGATATTGCGGAAGTAGCGAGAACGTGCCGAACATCGACAGCGCCACGATCGACATGATGATGACCGCGATGACGTAGTTGCGTGAGGTGAATACCCGCAGGTCGAGCAGTGCGGCACTGCGGCGCTGCAGAGCGAGTTGGCGCCAGACGAAGATGCCGAGGAACACCACGCCCGCGGCGACGGCGGACCAGGGGAGGGCGTCGCCGCCGTTCGATGCACCGCCCGTCTCACCACCGTGCCCACCACCGAGTTGGCTCAGGCCGTACACGATGCCTCCGAAGGCGAGAGCGGAGAGCACGATGGAGACCACGTCGATCGGGGCTCGGTTGGTGACCCCGAGGTTGGTGAGCCAGCGCGCACCCAGCGTCATCGCGACCAGTGCGATGGGCAGAACGATCCCGAACAGCCATCGCCACCCGAGGCTGTCGAGCACGACACCTGAGAGTGTTGGTCCGATCGCCGGGGCCAGCGCGATGACCATCCCGACACGTCCCATCATGCGGCCGCGGGACTGTGCAGGCACCACGTTCATGATGGTCGTCATCAGGAGCGGCAGCATGATGCCGGTACCGGCAGCCTGGACCACCCGGCCGGCGAGAAGGGTGATGAAACCCGGTGCGACGAGGCAGATCGTGGTCCCCAGCACGAACGACGTGATCGCTGCCAGGAAGATCTGTCTCGTGGTGAACCGCTGGATCAGGAATCCGGTCGTCGGGATCACCACGGCCATCGTCAGCATGAAGGCGCTCGTGAGCCACTGACCCTGCTCTGGCGGGATGCCGAGACTCCGGTTCAGCTCCGGGATGGCGATGGCCATCGTGGTCTCGTTGAGGATGGCCACGAACGCTGCCGCCAACAGCAGCCAGATCACCTTCATGCCTGCGGGGTCGATCTCCTCAGCCCGGCTCGGCTGGGCAGGCACAGTTGTTATATCAGCATTCACAGGATGGCTCCGCAGCAGAAGAGGGACCGAGGCAGGCGGCACAGGGGGACTGCGGCGGTGAAAGGCCCCCGCAGGCAGTCAGTTCATCCTAACGAGGGCATGCACGTGAATATTTCGAGCCGGGTGGTCCTGGGCCCATCCCCGAGCGTGTGAGAGGTTCCGCCAGCAGGTTTCGACTGGCGGAACCGCCTAGCGCAGTACCGCTACGAGCAGCCCGTCACCCACCGGCAGCAGGCTCGGCAGGAGACGCTCGTCCTCGCGGATCCGGCGCCCGAGCTCGCGCATCGCGACAGTCTGTTCGTCGCGCCGGGCCGGGTCGGCCACCCGGTCGTGCCACAGTGCGTCCGTGACGGCGAGGATCCCGCCGGTGCGCAGCATCCGGATCGCCTGATCGGCGTCGTCGGATGCCTCGGCGGGGTCGCCGTCGATCACGACCATGTCATAGGCAGAGTCCGCCAGCCGGGGAAGGACGTCGAGGGCCCGGCCGGAGATGGTGCGCGTGCGCGTGGAGCGCACCTGCGCGGTAGCGAACGCCTCCTTCGCGGCGCGTTGGTGCTCCACCTCGACGTCGATCGTGGTCAGCACGCCGTCGGCCGCCATACCCTCGAGCAGCCACAGGCCCGAGACCCCGGTCCCGGTTCCAACCTCGGCCACCGCATGCGCCTTCGCCGCCGCCGCGAGCATGCGCAGCGCCGCACCGGTCCCTGGCGAGACGGGCGTGACGCCCAACTCCTCGGCACGCCCGCGGGCGGCCTGGATCGGTTCGGCCTCGACGAGGAAGTCCTCGGTGTAGGCCCAACTCTGGGCCTTGTCGGCAGCGATGGTGGGCCTCCAGGGTGTGCGGCGAGAGCAGCGGACGGGTGTCCCGATGGTAGCGCCGAGGAGCCGTACGGGCCGGGAGGCGCCCAGTACGGGCCTGAACAAGGGTCCCGGAGGGCAGCTCAGGTAGGGAACCGGGCGCATGACAGGGGAGTCGGGGCCGCCTGGCGTTCTCAGGAAGTTCCCAGGTTGCCAACGTACGATGGGTACCGTCATGGACACCACATCGCCGCTGCCCACCGCCGACCACCTGGCCTCAGACGCCGGGCGCGCCGACGGGCTCTGGCAGCCGCCCACCTGGGAGCAGATCGTCCGCGACAACTCCGACCGGGTGTTCCGGCTGGCGTACCGCCTGACCGGCAATCGCGCTGACGCCGAAGACCTCACGCAGGAAGTGTTCGTGCGGGTGTTCCGGTCGCTGAACTCCTACTCGCCCGGCACGTTCGAGGGATGGTTGCACCGCATCACCACGAACCTGTTCCTCGATGGGCAGCGCCGGAAGAAGCGGATCAGGTTCGATGCGCTGGGACCGGCCGCCGAACGTGTGCCGGCCTCCGGCGAGTCCGGGTCTCCGGAGCGACGATTCGAGCACGATCACCTCGACTCCGACATCCAAGCCGCACTGGACGGGATGAAGCCGCAATACCGGGCAGCTGTCGTGCTCTGTGACATCGAGGGCCTCTCCTACGAGGAGATCGCCGCCGTCCTGGATGTCTCGATGGGAACGGTCCGGTCGCGGATCCACCGCGGTCGGGCCCAGTTGCGCAAGGCGCTGGCTCACCGAGCCCCGAGTCCGCGTGCCGGCGAATCTGCGCCCGTGCTCCGCCCGGAGGGCGCCCTGTGAGCCATCTGGGTCCCCTCGTCTCACCCTTCGTCGACGGTCAGCTCACGCCCACCAGAGCGGCGCGTGCACAGCAGCACCTGTCCGACTGCGCGGCGTGCCGTGCCCAGGTGGAGGCGGAGCGCACTTGCCGGGACACAGCACGGTCCGCTCAGGCCATCCCGGCCAGCCCCGATCTGACCGAACGTCTGCTGGCTCTGAGCATCCCGGGCAGCACCTCCGGCCGGTTCGCCGGTCCCGGTGAGGTGGAACGTGCGGTACGCAGCACCCGGCTGCGGGTGCTCTCCGGCGCCGTCGCCTCGGTGGGGGTCTTCGTCGTGGCGCTGTTCGTCCTCGGTGGTCAGCAGCGTTCGGTCGATGACCTGACGGCGATGGTTCCTCAACTCAAGGATCCAGCGGTGCTCGCCGGAAGCCAAGTCTCCAGTGCCGTGGGGTCCTCCGGCGCCGCCGGGATCTCTGCTCCAGGCCGTGAGCAGCTCTCCGGGACCGTCTTGGACTGGATGGCGGCGGCCGGCTGGTCCGCCCCGGATCGGCTCCCAACCGGGATGCGGGTGGAGAACATCGCAGTGTTCGATGATCCCGATGCCGGAGCCCCCGTTCTGCAACTCGACATCGCCGGTGACGCAGGTGTGGTCCATGTGACAGAGCAGCACGGAGTGCTCGACCCAGCCATGACCGCAGCCCTGGAACCGGTGATCATCGGTGGTCACGAGGTGTTCCACGTCGCAGGCGACTGGTGGGTTGCGCAGTGCGGCGGATCGGTAGTCGCGGTCTCCTCGGGCGAGGACCCGACCGCGGCTCACGCGCTCATCGCCGAGTTGGGCGACGGTGAGTCCCCGGGTGTGGTGGATCGTCTCACCAACGGTCTGCAGGTTCTGCTGGCCGGATCGTGACCTGGCACCCACCCGAGCCGCCGCGCGGATCCACCACATCGGTGGGTTCGCCAGACACGGCTGCCTTCACCCCGGAGCTACCAGCAGCACCTGCCGCACCGGGTGTCTCGTCGCGGTCAGAGGCGTTCAGCACTGTCCCCGCTCGCCGTCGGCGTGGCGTGCCCGGAGGGATGGTCGCACTGCTGATGCTCCTGAGCCTGCTCATCGGACTGATCGCCGGGGCCATCGGGGGCGCCAGGCTGATGACGCCACCCGACGCGAGCCTGCCTGACCCGAGCGGATCGTCGGCGCCCCCGGACCGGGAGCTCACGGAGGGATCGGTCGCCGCGATCGCAGCGGACGTGCTACCCAGTACCGTCTACATCCGTACCCGTACCGGGGGTGCCGGTGGCTCGGGCAGCGGATTCGTGCTGCGTGAGGACGGCTACATCGTGACCAACTATCATGTGATCACCACTGCCGAGCAGGTGACCGTGGTGCTCTCCGACGGTAACCAGGTGGAGGCCGATGTCGTCGGTTCGACCGTGGACTACGACCTCGCTGTCCTGCATGTGGACGTCGATGGCCTGGAGCCGCTGGTGCTCGGTGACTCCGATGCCCTGCGGGTCGGTGACCCAGTGGTGGCGATCGGTGCACCACTCGGTCTGGAAGGCACAGTGACCGCGGGGATCGTCAGCGCGCTGAACCGGCCGGTCAGCGTGCCGGGCGAGGAAGGCGCCTCCTTCCTCAACGCCATCCAGACCGACGCCGCGATCAACCCTGGCAACTCCGGCGGCCCGCTCGTCAACGCCGCTGGGGAGGTGATCGGAGTGAATTCCGCGATCGCCTCGACAGCCAGCTCACCCACGGCCGCCGGCAGTGTCGGCCTGGGCTTTGCCATCCCCAGCACGCAGGTGCGCCGGACGGCCGAGCAACTCATCGAGTCCGGTACCGCGACGTACCCCATCATCGGGGCCACCTTGGACGGCCAATACCAGGGCGAGGGGGTGCAGGTCCTGCCGGAGGGCTCCGACGCCGATCTTCCGCCGCTGGTGCCGGGCGGTCCCGCAGAGCAAGCTGGGCTGGAACCCGGTGACGTGATCGTCGCCATCGACTCCGAGCCGGTGACCTCTGCCGATGAGCTGATCGTGAAGATCCGGGCACACGCTCCCGGTGACGTGGTCACGTTGACTGTCCGTGAGGACGGTTCCGACCGTGACGTGGAGGTCACCCTCGGGGAGCAGGAGAGCGAGTGATTCATCGCGCATGCACCGGGCACAGGTTCGCTGAGGCTAGGCTGCTCCTGTGCAGATGAACGTCGAGGAGCTCCTGATCATCGCAGTGGTTGCGGTGATCCTGATCGGTCCTCAGCATCTGCCCAAGTACGCCGAACAGCTCGCACGGCTGGTGCGTACGCTGCGTGACATGGCGCGGGGAGCCACCGAGTCGATCCGTGAGGAGCTCGGACCGGACGCCGACCTGGACTTCAGCAAGCTCGACCCACGCCAGTACGACCCGCGGCGGATCGTCCGGGATGCGCTGCTGGATGAGGTGAATCCCAACGGGTCCCGGACCAAGCCCAGCGGAACGGGAACCCGGAACCGGTCGGCGTCCAACGCCGGTCGAGCGGCCAGTGGCGCAGCCGCGGCGACGTCGACGGCCACTCGCACGAAGGACGAGACCGACGACGCGACAGATCCCATTGACGACGGTCAGGCGACCACGGCATCCGATGCAGCCGCCGAGAACGATGCCGGTACCGACGCGGTCGTCGAGAATCCACTCGCCAACGGTGCCCCATTCGACGACGAGGCAACCTGAGCCGAGCCGACGGTCGGCCTGGTTGATCTGAGTCTCAGCCCACGGGTGAGATCGCGAGCTTGCGCCCGGCGAGGCCGCGCTGGCGAGTCCCGAGCGTGCGGGCCACGTCACGCAGCACGATCGCGGCCTCCGAGTCGTCGTCAGAGGTGACCAGCGGGGCTCCCGAATCCCCGCCCTCACGCAGTGCCACCTCCAGCGGCACCTGCCCCAGGAGGGGAACCTCGGCGCCGAGGGTCTCCGAGAGCTGGTCGGCGACCCGCTGGCCCCCACCGGCGCCGAAGACCTCCAAGCGGGAACCGTCCTGCTGCACCATCCAGGACATGTTCTCGATCACTCCGGCCACTCGCTGCTTGGTGGCCTGCGCCATCGAACCCGCCCGCTCGGCCACCTCCGCGGCGGCGAGCTGTGGTGTGGTGACGACCAGCAGCTCAGCGTCCGGCAGCAACTGCGCCACCGAGATGGCGATGTCGCCTGTGCCCGGGGGCAGATCGAGCAGCAGCACGTCCAGGTCGCCCCAGAACACGTCCGCCAGGAACTGCTGCAACGCCCGGTGCAGCATGGGGCCACGCCAGACGACGGCGCGACCGGGCTCGGTGAACATCCCGATCGAGATGACCTTCACGTCTCCGGCCACCGGCGGGAGGATCATGTCGTCCACCTTGGTGGGCGGCAGCTCCACCCCGAGCATCCGGGGCAGGGAGAAGCCGTACACATCCGCGTCCAGCACGCCCACCTTGAGACCGTCGGCGGCCATCGCAGCGGCAAGGTTCGCCGTCACGGTGGACTTGCCGACCCCGCCCTTGCCGGAGGCCACGGCGTAGACCTTGGTGAGGTTGTCCGGCTGTGAGAAGGGGATCACCGGCTCGGCCATCCCGCCACGGAGCTTGGTGCGCAGGGCAGTGCGTTCGTCGTCCGTCATGACGGTCATGCTCACCTCGGTGCGCGTGACACCCTCGACGGCGTTGGACGCGTTGGTGACGTCCCGCGTGATGGTCTCGCGCAGTGGGCAGCCGGACGTCGTCAGGGCGATCGTGACCTGAACCGCCGCACCCGCATCGCCCTCCTCGAGCACGACGACGTCGCGCACCATGTCGAGGTCGGTGATCGGCCGCCGGATCTCCGGGTCGAGCACCGAGGTCATGGCTTCGCGGACGCGTGCGATGAGCGCTTCAGACATGTCTCGAGTCTACGTCCGCGACTCGCTGCCGCCGTCCGCGGGTGTGGTCCCGGATACACCGTGGGACGTGGTCTCGCCCGGGGGTTGCTTGCCTGAGCCCGCCGGCTGCTCGTCCAGGGCGGGGACCTCTCGCTCGGCCTGCAGCTCCTCCAGCAGGCTGCGCAGTTCGCTGCGCACGAAGTCGCGGGTGGCGACGTCGTTCAGTGCCAACCGGAGAGAGGCCATCTCCCGCGCCAGGAACTCGGTGTCGGCGAGATTGCGTTCGGCCCGCTGCCGGTCCTGCTCGGCCGTGACCCTGTCGCGGTCGGTCTGCCGGTCCTGTGCCAGCAGGATCAGCGGTGCCGCGTAGGACGCCTGGAGCGAGAGCATCAGGGTGAGGAGGGTGAAGTTCAGCGCCCGTGGGTCGAACTGGAGCGACTCCGGTGCCAGCGAGTTCCATGCCAGCCACGTTCCGCAGAACAGCGTCATGTA includes these proteins:
- a CDS encoding O-methyltransferase produces the protein MTVPIVRWQPGNFLRTPGGPDSPVMRPVPYLSCPPGPLFRPVLGASRPVRLLGATIGTPVRCSRRTPWRPTIAADKAQSWAYTEDFLVEAEPIQAARGRAEELGVTPVSPGTGAALRMLAAAAKAHAVAEVGTGTGVSGLWLLEGMAADGVLTTIDVEVEHQRAAKEAFATAQVRSTRTRTISGRALDVLPRLADSAYDMVVIDGDPAEASDDADQAIRMLRTGGILAVTDALWHDRVADPARRDEQTVAMRELGRRIREDERLLPSLLPVGDGLLVAVLR
- the sigE gene encoding RNA polymerase sigma factor SigE produces the protein MDTTSPLPTADHLASDAGRADGLWQPPTWEQIVRDNSDRVFRLAYRLTGNRADAEDLTQEVFVRVFRSLNSYSPGTFEGWLHRITTNLFLDGQRRKKRIRFDALGPAAERVPASGESGSPERRFEHDHLDSDIQAALDGMKPQYRAAVVLCDIEGLSYEEIAAVLDVSMGTVRSRIHRGRAQLRKALAHRAPSPRAGESAPVLRPEGAL
- a CDS encoding anti-sigma factor family protein, translated to MSHLGPLVSPFVDGQLTPTRAARAQQHLSDCAACRAQVEAERTCRDTARSAQAIPASPDLTERLLALSIPGSTSGRFAGPGEVERAVRSTRLRVLSGAVASVGVFVVALFVLGGQQRSVDDLTAMVPQLKDPAVLAGSQVSSAVGSSGAAGISAPGREQLSGTVLDWMAAAGWSAPDRLPTGMRVENIAVFDDPDAGAPVLQLDIAGDAGVVHVTEQHGVLDPAMTAALEPVIIGGHEVFHVAGDWWVAQCGGSVVAVSSGEDPTAAHALIAELGDGESPGVVDRLTNGLQVLLAGS
- a CDS encoding S1C family serine protease is translated as MGSPDTAAFTPELPAAPAAPGVSSRSEAFSTVPARRRRGVPGGMVALLMLLSLLIGLIAGAIGGARLMTPPDASLPDPSGSSAPPDRELTEGSVAAIAADVLPSTVYIRTRTGGAGGSGSGFVLREDGYIVTNYHVITTAEQVTVVLSDGNQVEADVVGSTVDYDLAVLHVDVDGLEPLVLGDSDALRVGDPVVAIGAPLGLEGTVTAGIVSALNRPVSVPGEEGASFLNAIQTDAAINPGNSGGPLVNAAGEVIGVNSAIASTASSPTAAGSVGLGFAIPSTQVRRTAEQLIESGTATYPIIGATLDGQYQGEGVQVLPEGSDADLPPLVPGGPAEQAGLEPGDVIVAIDSEPVTSADELIVKIRAHAPGDVVTLTVREDGSDRDVEVTLGEQESE
- a CDS encoding twin-arginine translocase TatA/TatE family subunit, translating into MNVEELLIIAVVAVILIGPQHLPKYAEQLARLVRTLRDMARGATESIREELGPDADLDFSKLDPRQYDPRRIVRDALLDEVNPNGSRTKPSGTGTRNRSASNAGRAASGAAAATSTATRTKDETDDATDPIDDGQATTASDAAAENDAGTDAVVENPLANGAPFDDEAT
- a CDS encoding Mrp/NBP35 family ATP-binding protein, coding for MSEALIARVREAMTSVLDPEIRRPITDLDMVRDVVVLEEGDAGAAVQVTIALTTSGCPLRETITRDVTNASNAVEGVTRTEVSMTVMTDDERTALRTKLRGGMAEPVIPFSQPDNLTKVYAVASGKGGVGKSTVTANLAAAMAADGLKVGVLDADVYGFSLPRMLGVELPPTKVDDMILPPVAGDVKVISIGMFTEPGRAVVWRGPMLHRALQQFLADVFWGDLDVLLLDLPPGTGDIAISVAQLLPDAELLVVTTPQLAAAEVAERAGSMAQATKQRVAGVIENMSWMVQQDGSRLEVFGAGGGQRVADQLSETLGAEVPLLGQVPLEVALREGGDSGAPLVTSDDDSEAAIVLRDVARTLGTRQRGLAGRKLAISPVG
- a CDS encoding DUF1003 domain-containing protein, whose translation is MSDRLDTPRTNRRRLFPRRRNKDAFGKAAEAIATFMGTPRFLLYMTLFCGTWLAWNSLAPESLQFDPRALNFTLLTLMLSLQASYAAPLILLAQDRQTDRDRVTAEQDRQRAERNLADTEFLAREMASLRLALNDVATRDFVRSELRSLLEELQAEREVPALDEQPAGSGKQPPGETTSHGVSGTTPADGGSESRT